The following is a genomic window from Myxococcales bacterium.
CGTTTTCCATAGCTCTCATCTGAAATACCCAACACAACACATGCTTCGATCGAAGGATGTTGTTCCAAAATCCTTTCTACTTCCTCAGCCTGTATATTTTCTCCACCAGAAATAATTCTGTTATTTTTTCGACCGATTATTTGAAGTCGATTGTGATCATCAATTTTTCCAATATCACCCGTTGCAAAAAAACCTCCGCTCGTGAGCGAAGAAAAAATTTGCCCATCTTTAATATAACCCTCAAACAGACTCTCACCCTTAACAAGAATTTCTCCATCATGGGCGAGCAGCACTTGAGCATGAGGCAAACTACCACTTAAAGGTGAAGAAGCATTGCTCCAAATCATGGATGCAGATTCGGTCATGCCATAAGTTTCAAACAAAGGCCATCGTCTTTTAAGTGCCTCTTTTTGATCTTGAGTGTTCAGCCCATCGCCCCCAACAATGACAGCATTAAGATTGGATAGATCAACTGCAGCACTCAATAGTTTTTTCACTTGAGCTGGAACCACAGAACAATGGCTTACTGGCCAGAATTTTTTAGAAGAAGTTAATGATTCGCCCATAGCCAACAAATAAACAGAGGCTCGAGCATACAGTGCTCGCATCACAACACTAAAACCGCTGACATGATAAAGAGGCAGCGATAATAACCAGCACGATGTTGGCTCATATTTAAAATAACGACTCACCTCTTGAGCACTAGCCTTATGGGCTTTACTGCTTATCACCGCGTTTTTTGGAGCCCCAGTACTTCCTGAGGTACGCATGATGGTGGAAAAATTATTTTTTGATTGATAATTGCTTTTTGGAAATTCCCGCAAATTTGAAATGTGGCAACTAAAACAAGATATATCCTCAACAATTTTGCCATCACCAGAATAAAAAATCTGGTGTACTCCCAGTTCTTTGAGCCATACATCAATTACCAAGGCAGGTTCTCTTAGAGAGCACAGCACAATTTCCAAACCAAGTTTCATTGCTGCCAATAAGAGCACAATGCCATCAGGTGATGTATCCACATAAAGCGCGACTCTATTCTTCGAAACAACGCCAGATAATCTACAAGCTATGTCTTTTACTTTTTCTTCTAGCTCAGAGGCGCTGATATTGAGATGGGAACCTTTTATGCTAAACATTTTTTATTGCCCCACCCAGATATCGCTAACAATTCCATGGGCATCATCTTGCAATTGCAATGCATCAACCACATGCGCCATTAGGCTGCTATAAAAAGGGCTTTCAAAACAATGACTAAAAATAGGCTTAATGCCTTTTGACTGTAGTTCACAACAGAAATTCATTAGCCAAAAAATATTGTTGAAGCGGCTGGCTTTGACCACGGCATAACGTGCTTGGCTTTCATCAAAAATTTTTTCCCAATTCTTTTCATCAAATGATTCATCAAGGGCAATCTCAACTCTTGTTTTATTTTGTAGTTCTTTAAGGCGCACAATCTCATAAGTTGGTTCTTCAATATAGCGAATAGTGCAGCGCTCTACTTCATGCAAAAATTTTTTGGCTTCTTCAAAATTTAATTTCTTGTTGGCATCAATTCTCAG
Proteins encoded in this region:
- a CDS encoding AMP-binding protein; translation: MFSIKGSHLNISASELEEKVKDIACRLSGVVSKNRVALYVDTSPDGIVLLLAAMKLGLEIVLCSLREPALVIDVWLKELGVHQIFYSGDGKIVEDISCFSCHISNLREFPKSNYQSKNNFSTIMRTSGSTGAPKNAVISSKAHKASAQEVSRYFKYEPTSCWLLSLPLYHVSGFSVVMRALYARASVYLLAMGESLTSSKKFWPVSHCSVVPAQVKKLLSAAVDLSNLNAVIVGGDGLNTQDQKEALKRRWPLFETYGMTESASMIWSNASSPLSGSLPHAQVLLAHDGEILVKGESLFEGYIKDGQIFSSLTSGGFFATGDIGKIDDHNRLQIIGRKNNRIISGGENIQAEEVERILEQHPSIEACVVLGISDESYGKRPMAFIKWYQNKCEQEKIAVWLEKYLARYKCPKFFFDWPCDIAFESKKPRHALALRLKLMDLE